The Cellulomonas sp. S1-8 genome has a window encoding:
- the glgX gene encoding glycogen debranching protein GlgX — protein sequence MTETVTTGQQRRPYPLGVHVTDTGVDVAVVAPHATAVELCLLDGPLDAPTERRVPLSGPRLGVWTASVPDVRPGQRYGLRAHGPWEPSYGLRYNPAKLLVDPYARGLVGELGYGPHTYGHVVGEDLAGDPYGARDERDSAGHVPHGVVVDTRALPGPDPAANRPWTPWSRSVVYEAHTKGLTRLHPDVPEELRGTYAGLAHPAVVDHLLGLGVTALELLPIHAFTSEPHLEAKGLTNYWGYSTLGFFAPHAAYATAAARAAGPAAVLAELRATVHALHEAGLEVLLDVVYNHTCEGGLPGQHVSLRGLDNAYYYAHDGAVPATLVDVTGTGNSLDFRRTGVVALTLDSLRYWADVVGVDGFRFDLAVTLGRSADGFRTDHATLVAAATDPHLAGLKLVAEPWDVGPGGWRTGQFPAPFAEWNDRFRNAVRSFWLADPGRAAHGLPGHRVRELATRLSGSVDLFGGGTPPFVRGPRASVNYVTAHDGFTMADLVAYEHKHNAANGEQNRDGSDDNRSWNHGVEGPVQRDSPAADIAPLRRRSVRNLFATLVLAAGTPMITGGDEMGRSQGGNNNAYCQDNAISWVRWDLAPWRAAQLATARHLLALRRDHPALRTETFYSGRPRTADGPADLGWYGADGAPFDHGRWHDASIRTFQMVRCAPPPDDDEVLLVVNGALDAVDVRLVDDDARPWTLAWDSVWEHPSEVSTVAITGGLHLPGDTVTTIEPLSMRVYVRP from the coding sequence GTGACCGAGACCGTGACGACCGGGCAGCAGCGTCGGCCGTACCCCCTCGGCGTCCACGTCACCGACACCGGTGTCGACGTGGCCGTCGTCGCGCCGCACGCCACCGCCGTCGAGCTGTGCCTGCTCGACGGCCCCCTCGACGCGCCCACCGAGCGCCGGGTGCCGTTGTCCGGCCCCCGGCTGGGGGTGTGGACGGCGTCGGTGCCCGACGTCCGCCCGGGCCAGCGGTACGGGCTGCGCGCGCACGGGCCGTGGGAGCCGTCCTACGGCCTGCGGTACAACCCCGCCAAGCTGCTGGTCGACCCCTACGCCCGCGGTCTGGTCGGCGAGCTGGGGTACGGGCCGCACACGTACGGGCACGTCGTCGGCGAGGACCTCGCGGGGGACCCCTACGGCGCGCGCGACGAGCGCGACTCCGCGGGCCACGTGCCGCACGGGGTCGTGGTCGACACCCGCGCCCTGCCGGGGCCCGACCCGGCGGCGAACCGGCCCTGGACACCCTGGTCCCGCTCGGTCGTGTACGAGGCGCACACCAAGGGCCTGACCCGCCTGCACCCCGACGTCCCCGAGGAGCTGCGCGGCACGTACGCGGGCCTCGCGCACCCGGCCGTCGTCGACCACCTGCTGGGCCTGGGCGTCACCGCGCTCGAGCTGCTGCCGATTCACGCGTTCACCTCCGAGCCGCACCTCGAGGCCAAGGGCCTGACCAACTACTGGGGCTACTCGACGCTCGGGTTCTTCGCGCCGCACGCGGCGTACGCGACGGCCGCGGCTCGCGCGGCGGGGCCGGCCGCGGTCCTCGCCGAGCTGCGCGCCACGGTGCACGCGCTGCACGAGGCGGGCCTCGAGGTGCTGCTCGACGTCGTCTACAACCACACGTGCGAGGGCGGGCTGCCCGGGCAGCACGTGTCCCTCCGCGGTCTGGACAACGCGTACTACTACGCGCACGACGGGGCGGTGCCCGCGACGCTCGTCGACGTCACCGGGACCGGCAACTCGCTCGACTTCCGTCGCACCGGCGTCGTCGCCCTGACCCTGGACTCGCTGCGGTACTGGGCCGACGTGGTCGGCGTCGACGGGTTCCGCTTCGACCTGGCCGTGACGCTCGGGCGCAGCGCCGACGGGTTCCGGACGGACCACGCGACCCTCGTCGCCGCCGCGACCGACCCGCACCTCGCCGGCCTCAAGCTCGTCGCCGAGCCCTGGGACGTGGGCCCCGGGGGCTGGCGCACCGGGCAGTTCCCCGCACCGTTCGCCGAGTGGAACGACCGGTTCCGCAACGCCGTCCGCTCGTTCTGGCTCGCCGACCCGGGCCGGGCGGCGCACGGCCTGCCGGGCCACCGGGTCCGGGAGCTCGCGACGCGGCTGTCCGGGTCGGTCGACCTGTTCGGGGGCGGCACCCCGCCGTTCGTGCGCGGGCCCCGGGCGTCGGTCAACTACGTGACGGCGCACGACGGGTTCACGATGGCGGACCTCGTCGCCTACGAGCACAAGCACAACGCGGCCAACGGCGAGCAGAACCGTGACGGGTCGGACGACAACCGGTCGTGGAACCACGGCGTCGAGGGGCCCGTCCAGCGGGACTCGCCGGCCGCCGACATCGCACCGCTGCGGCGCCGCTCCGTGCGCAACCTGTTCGCCACGCTCGTGCTCGCCGCCGGCACCCCCATGATCACCGGGGGCGACGAGATGGGCCGCAGCCAGGGCGGCAACAACAACGCCTACTGCCAGGACAACGCGATCTCGTGGGTCCGGTGGGACCTGGCGCCGTGGCGCGCGGCCCAGCTCGCGACCGCGCGGCACCTGCTCGCCCTGCGGCGCGACCACCCGGCGCTGCGCACCGAGACGTTCTACTCGGGCCGGCCGCGCACCGCCGACGGCCCGGCGGACCTCGGCTGGTACGGCGCCGACGGCGCCCCCTTCGACCACGGCCGGTGGCACGACGCGTCGATCCGCACGTTCCAGATGGTGCGCTGCGCGCCACCACCCGACGACGACGAGGTGCTGCTCGTCGTCAACGGCGCGCTCGACGCCGTGGACGTGCGCCTCGTCGACGACGACGCCCGTCCCTGGACCCTGGCCTGGGACTCGGTGTGGGAGCACCCGTCGGAGGTGTCGACGGTCGCCATCACGGGCGGGCTGCACCTGCCGGGCGACACCGTGACGACGATCGAGCCGCTGAGCATGCGCGTGTACGTGCGTCCCTGA
- a CDS encoding FAD-binding dehydrogenase produces MRHPHDVVVVGAGLAGLVATAELLAAGRRVLLLDAEPPASLGGQAWWSFGGLFLVDSPEQRRLGVRDSAELALADWLGSAAFADDGSDRWGRAWAEGFVEFAAGDLRPWLHRQGVRWFPLVQWAERGGYLAEGHGNSVPRFHVTWGTGPAILEPFVRALLAGHRDGRADVRFRHRVTALTTTDGRVTGVRGDVLAADAAERGAPSSRAVLRPFEVEASAVVVATGGIGADHDLVRAAWPATAGRLPARLLSGVPDHVDGSGIAAARDVGAHVAHTDRTWHYPEGITNHSPVWSSHGIRILAGPSSLWLDADGRRLPAPLFPGFDSLGALQHVTARGDDHSWFVLDRTILGKELALSGSEQNPDLTGRDVGLLLQRVRRGAVGPVETFAERSEEFVAASTPAELAAGMNALTGTTRIDADALARTIAARDAQVATGLGKDLQVTVTAMARRYVVDRAIRVAPPHRLLDPAHGPLYAIRLSVLTRKTLGGLATDLEGRVLRPDGEVLPGLWAVGEAAGFGGGGVHGHRALEGTFLGGCLYTGRTTGRALVDAL; encoded by the coding sequence ATGAGGCACCCCCACGACGTCGTCGTCGTCGGAGCCGGGCTCGCGGGCCTGGTCGCGACCGCCGAGCTGCTGGCCGCGGGACGGCGCGTCCTGCTGCTCGACGCCGAGCCGCCCGCGAGCCTCGGCGGGCAGGCGTGGTGGTCCTTCGGCGGGCTGTTCCTCGTCGACTCCCCCGAGCAGCGCAGGCTCGGCGTGCGGGACAGCGCCGAGCTCGCGCTCGCGGACTGGCTCGGATCGGCCGCGTTCGCGGACGACGGGTCGGACCGGTGGGGCCGCGCCTGGGCCGAGGGGTTCGTCGAGTTCGCCGCGGGCGACCTGCGCCCGTGGCTGCACCGCCAGGGCGTGCGCTGGTTCCCGCTGGTCCAGTGGGCCGAGCGCGGCGGGTACCTGGCGGAGGGCCACGGCAACTCGGTCCCCCGGTTCCACGTCACGTGGGGCACCGGGCCCGCGATCCTCGAGCCGTTCGTGCGCGCGCTGCTGGCCGGGCACCGCGACGGCCGGGCGGACGTGCGGTTCCGGCACCGCGTCACCGCCCTGACGACGACCGACGGACGCGTGACCGGTGTGCGGGGCGACGTCCTGGCGGCCGACGCCGCCGAACGCGGTGCGCCGTCGTCCCGCGCCGTGCTGCGACCGTTCGAGGTCGAGGCGTCGGCCGTCGTCGTCGCGACCGGCGGCATCGGCGCGGACCACGACCTGGTCCGCGCGGCCTGGCCCGCGACCGCAGGCCGGCTCCCCGCACGCCTGCTGTCCGGGGTCCCCGACCACGTCGACGGCTCCGGGATCGCCGCGGCGCGCGACGTGGGCGCGCACGTCGCTCACACCGACCGCACGTGGCACTACCCCGAGGGCATCACGAACCACTCGCCCGTGTGGTCGTCGCACGGGATCCGCATCCTGGCGGGGCCCAGCTCGCTGTGGCTCGACGCCGACGGCCGACGCCTGCCGGCGCCCCTGTTCCCCGGCTTCGACTCCCTCGGGGCGCTGCAGCACGTCACGGCCCGCGGCGACGACCACTCGTGGTTCGTGCTGGACCGCACGATCCTCGGCAAGGAGCTCGCCCTGTCCGGGTCGGAGCAGAACCCCGACCTCACGGGCCGCGACGTGGGCCTGCTGCTGCAGCGGGTGCGGCGGGGTGCCGTCGGGCCGGTCGAGACGTTCGCCGAGCGGTCGGAGGAGTTCGTCGCGGCATCGACCCCCGCCGAGCTCGCCGCGGGCATGAACGCGCTGACCGGGACGACGCGCATCGACGCGGACGCGCTCGCCCGCACGATCGCGGCGCGCGACGCGCAGGTGGCGACGGGCCTGGGCAAGGACCTCCAGGTCACCGTGACGGCCATGGCCCGGCGGTACGTCGTCGACCGGGCGATCCGGGTGGCGCCCCCGCACCGGCTGCTCGACCCCGCGCACGGTCCGCTGTACGCGATCCGGCTGTCGGTGCTGACGCGCAAGACCCTCGGCGGCCTGGCGACCGACCTCGAGGGCCGCGTCCTGCGCCCCGACGGCGAGGTCCTGCCCGGCCTGTGGGCGGTCGGCGAGGCGGCGGGCTTCGGCGGCGGCGGCGTCCACGGCCACCGCGCCCTGGAGGGCACGTTCCTGGGCGGCTGCCTTTACACGGGCCGCACCACAGGCCGAGCCCTGGTCGACGCCCTCTGA
- the treS gene encoding maltose alpha-D-glucosyltransferase, which produces MSPAGTSRGGGTPASNDPRTPRTPVLGTPASDAPPPGTPPPGSSLSPDAVPGAPAPVPLPPSPGASAAAAGAGGAHHREPPPTTAAIALRGLPGRRAPEVPTPAATGGRDADPEWYRTAVFYEVMLRTFADSAGNGSGDLPGLVQRLDYLQWLGVDCLWLPPFYPSPLRDGGYDVADYTAVAPQYGTLDDFRTLVTECHRRGMRIVVDLVMNHTSDQHPWFQASRSDPEGPYGDFYVWSDDNTRYQDARIIFVDTETSNWTFDPVRRQYFWHRFFSHQPDLNFENPRVVDAMLDVARFWLHLGVDGFRLDAVPYLFEAEGTNCENLPETHEFLRKVRKVIDAEFPGRIMLAEANQWPEDVVHYFGTDEHPECHMCFHFPVMPRIYYALRDQRATQIIDILADTPAIPSSGQWSTFLRNHDELTLEMVSTEERASMYGWYAPDSRMRANVGIRRRLAPLLDNSRKEIELAHALLLSLPGSPCLYYGDEIGMGDNIWLADRDAVRTPMQWTPDRNAGFSTADPGKLYLPLVQSLVYHYGNINVESQLAQPTSLLHWVHGMLAVRRRHRALGLGTFEVAPSDNEAVLSFLRRTDDETILVVANLAATARAATVTLSRQAGWTVRDAFGGAQFPDVGHDGTMTFTLGSREFYWFELAPR; this is translated from the coding sequence ATGAGCCCCGCCGGCACGTCCCGCGGCGGGGGCACGCCCGCGTCGAACGATCCCCGCACGCCGCGCACCCCGGTGCTCGGCACGCCCGCGTCGGACGCACCGCCTCCGGGCACGCCGCCTCCGGGTTCGTCGCTGTCCCCGGACGCCGTGCCGGGCGCACCGGCGCCCGTCCCGCTGCCGCCGTCGCCGGGTGCGTCGGCCGCAGCCGCCGGAGCAGGCGGGGCGCACCACCGTGAGCCTCCCCCCACGACCGCGGCGATCGCGCTGCGCGGCCTGCCGGGCCGTCGTGCGCCCGAGGTCCCGACCCCGGCAGCGACCGGCGGTCGTGACGCCGACCCCGAGTGGTACCGCACGGCGGTGTTCTACGAGGTCATGCTGCGGACGTTCGCGGACTCGGCGGGCAACGGCAGCGGTGACCTGCCGGGCCTGGTGCAGCGCCTGGACTACCTGCAGTGGCTGGGTGTCGACTGCCTGTGGCTGCCGCCGTTCTACCCCTCCCCGCTGCGGGACGGCGGGTACGACGTGGCCGACTACACGGCCGTGGCGCCGCAGTACGGCACCCTCGACGACTTCCGCACGCTGGTGACGGAGTGCCACCGCCGCGGCATGCGGATCGTCGTCGACCTCGTCATGAACCACACGAGCGACCAGCACCCCTGGTTCCAGGCGTCGCGCTCGGACCCCGAGGGCCCGTACGGCGACTTCTACGTGTGGAGCGACGACAACACGCGCTACCAGGACGCGCGCATCATCTTCGTGGACACGGAGACGTCCAACTGGACGTTCGACCCCGTGCGGCGCCAGTACTTCTGGCACCGGTTCTTCAGCCACCAGCCGGACCTGAACTTCGAGAACCCGCGGGTCGTCGACGCGATGCTCGACGTCGCGCGGTTCTGGCTGCACCTGGGCGTCGACGGCTTCCGGCTGGACGCCGTGCCGTACCTGTTCGAGGCCGAGGGCACCAACTGCGAGAACCTGCCGGAGACCCACGAGTTCCTGCGCAAGGTCCGCAAGGTGATCGACGCGGAGTTCCCCGGGCGCATCATGCTGGCCGAGGCGAACCAGTGGCCCGAGGACGTCGTGCACTACTTCGGCACCGACGAGCACCCCGAGTGCCACATGTGCTTCCACTTCCCCGTGATGCCGCGCATCTACTACGCGCTGCGTGACCAGCGGGCGACGCAGATCATCGACATCCTGGCGGACACCCCCGCGATCCCGTCGAGCGGGCAGTGGAGCACGTTCCTGCGCAACCACGACGAGCTGACGCTCGAGATGGTCTCGACGGAGGAGCGCGCGTCGATGTACGGCTGGTACGCGCCGGACTCGCGCATGCGCGCGAACGTCGGCATCCGCCGTCGCCTGGCGCCGCTGCTCGACAACTCCCGCAAGGAGATCGAGCTGGCGCACGCGCTGCTGCTGAGCCTGCCGGGCAGCCCGTGCCTGTACTACGGCGACGAGATCGGCATGGGCGACAACATCTGGCTGGCGGACCGCGACGCGGTGCGCACGCCGATGCAGTGGACGCCGGACCGCAACGCGGGCTTCTCGACGGCGGACCCCGGCAAGCTGTACCTGCCGCTCGTGCAGTCGCTCGTCTACCACTACGGCAACATCAACGTGGAGTCCCAGCTCGCGCAGCCGACGTCGTTGCTGCACTGGGTCCACGGGATGCTCGCGGTGCGCCGCCGCCACCGTGCCCTGGGGCTCGGGACGTTCGAGGTCGCGCCGAGCGACAACGAGGCCGTCCTGTCGTTCCTGCGGCGCACGGACGACGAGACGATCCTGGTCGTCGCCAACCTGGCGGCGACGGCCCGCGCGGCCACCGTCACGCTCTCCCGCCAGGCGGGCTGGACGGTGCGCGACGCCTTCGGCGGGGCGCAGTTCCCCGACGTGGGCCACGACGGGACCATGACGTTCACCCTGGGCTCGCGCGAGTTCTACTGGTTCGAGCTGGCGCCGCGGTGA
- a CDS encoding alpha-1,4-glucan--maltose-1-phosphate maltosyltransferase: MPTPEQPPADAPTGAATDPAVPTSVPPTPTTGTPLPAAAPQVETVGRIPVLDVSPVAEEGRFPAKAVVGEAVPVRATVLREGHDALGATAVLLRPDGTVHSTARMVDVAPGLDRYEAHLVPDAEGDWSFRVEGWSDPYGTWAHDAAIKVEAGIDVELMLTEGVLVLERAAGRTGADAPVPRDERVLLDAATALRDTSRPPLARLAAALSPQVRQALSRTPLREMVTASRTYPLVVHRRLALAGSWYEMFPRSHGATFDEATQTWTSGTLSTAATQLPRIAAMGFDVVYLTPIHPIGTTYRKGRNNALAALPGDPGSPYAIGSPDGGHDAIDPSLGTFDDFDAFVARARSLGMEVALDVALQASPDHPWVTEHPEWFTTRADGTIAYAENPPKKYQDIYPLNFDNDPEGIYAEVRRVLQVWIDHGVTAFRVDNPHTKPLSFWQRLLADVRASHPDVLFLSEAFTRPAMMLTLAKIGFHQSYTYFTWRNTKAELEEYLARVGGGEAAWLRPSFWPTTHDILPPYLQHGGVGGFAVRAVLAATGAPTWGIYSGYELVESVPRPGVEEQIDNEKYEFRPRDWAKADDLGIALLIGRLNEIRRAHPALQQLRNVRVHPTSDDALVCFSRHLDAAHSPTGRADTVVVVVNIDPHGAREGVVNLDLASFGLPTDRGVIAHDVLSGETFAWSDAPYVRLDPLVRVAHVVHLEHPSEAR; encoded by the coding sequence GTGCCCACCCCGGAGCAGCCCCCCGCCGACGCCCCGACGGGTGCCGCCACCGACCCGGCCGTGCCGACGTCCGTGCCGCCGACGCCGACGACCGGGACACCCCTCCCGGCGGCTGCCCCGCAGGTCGAGACGGTGGGTCGCATCCCGGTGCTCGACGTCTCCCCCGTCGCCGAGGAGGGCCGCTTCCCCGCGAAGGCCGTGGTGGGCGAGGCGGTCCCGGTCCGGGCGACGGTGCTCCGGGAGGGCCACGACGCGCTGGGGGCGACGGCCGTGCTGCTGCGGCCCGACGGCACCGTCCACTCCACCGCGCGCATGGTCGACGTGGCGCCCGGCCTGGACCGCTACGAGGCGCACCTCGTGCCCGACGCCGAGGGCGACTGGTCGTTCCGCGTCGAGGGCTGGTCGGACCCGTACGGGACCTGGGCGCACGACGCGGCGATCAAGGTCGAGGCCGGCATCGACGTCGAGCTGATGCTCACCGAGGGCGTGCTGGTCCTGGAGCGGGCCGCGGGCCGTACCGGCGCCGACGCGCCCGTGCCGCGGGACGAGCGGGTCCTGCTCGACGCCGCGACGGCGCTGCGCGACACGTCGCGACCCCCGCTGGCGCGGCTCGCGGCGGCGCTGTCCCCGCAGGTCCGCCAGGCGCTGTCCCGCACCCCGCTGCGCGAGATGGTGACGGCGTCGCGCACGTACCCGCTGGTGGTGCACCGCCGGCTGGCGCTGGCCGGGTCCTGGTACGAGATGTTCCCCCGGTCGCACGGTGCGACGTTCGACGAGGCGACGCAGACCTGGACGTCCGGGACGCTGAGCACGGCAGCGACCCAGCTGCCCCGCATCGCGGCGATGGGCTTCGACGTCGTCTACCTCACGCCGATCCACCCGATCGGGACGACGTACCGCAAGGGCCGCAACAACGCGCTGGCCGCGCTGCCGGGCGACCCCGGGTCGCCGTACGCGATCGGGTCGCCGGACGGCGGGCACGACGCGATCGACCCGTCCCTGGGCACGTTCGACGACTTCGACGCGTTCGTCGCGCGGGCCCGGTCGCTGGGCATGGAGGTCGCGCTCGACGTCGCGCTGCAGGCGTCCCCCGACCACCCGTGGGTCACGGAGCACCCGGAGTGGTTCACGACGCGCGCCGACGGCACCATCGCGTACGCGGAGAACCCGCCCAAGAAGTACCAGGACATCTACCCGCTGAACTTCGACAACGACCCCGAGGGCATCTACGCGGAGGTCCGCCGCGTGCTGCAGGTCTGGATCGACCACGGGGTGACGGCGTTCCGCGTCGACAACCCGCACACCAAGCCGCTGTCGTTCTGGCAGCGCCTGCTCGCGGACGTCCGCGCGTCCCACCCGGACGTCCTGTTCCTGTCGGAGGCGTTCACGCGGCCGGCGATGATGCTGACGCTCGCGAAGATCGGGTTCCACCAGTCGTACACGTACTTCACGTGGCGCAACACCAAGGCCGAGCTCGAGGAGTACCTGGCCCGGGTCGGCGGGGGTGAGGCGGCCTGGCTGCGGCCGAGCTTCTGGCCGACGACGCACGACATCCTCCCGCCGTACCTGCAGCACGGCGGGGTGGGCGGGTTCGCGGTCCGCGCGGTGCTCGCGGCGACCGGCGCGCCGACGTGGGGCATCTACTCCGGCTACGAGCTCGTGGAGAGCGTGCCGCGGCCCGGGGTCGAGGAGCAGATCGACAACGAGAAGTACGAGTTCCGGCCGCGGGACTGGGCGAAGGCCGACGACCTGGGGATCGCGCTGCTCATCGGGCGGCTGAACGAGATCCGACGCGCGCACCCGGCGCTGCAGCAGCTGCGCAACGTGCGCGTCCACCCGACCAGCGACGACGCCCTGGTGTGCTTCTCGCGGCACCTCGACGCGGCGCACTCCCCCACGGGCCGGGCGGACACCGTGGTCGTGGTCGTCAACATCGACCCGCACGGCGCCCGGGAGGGTGTGGTGAACCTGGACCTCGCGTCGTTCGGGCTGCCGACGGACCGCGGCGTCATCGCCCACGACGTCCTGTCGGGCGAGACGTTCGCGTGGTCCGACGCGCCCTACGTGCGCCTCGACCCGCTGGTGCGCGTCGCGCACGTCGTGCACCTCGAGCACCCCTCCGAGGCACGATGA
- the glgP gene encoding alpha-glucan family phosphorylase has protein sequence MRAIRRFTVRTVLPAALAELDALARNLRWSWHPATRAVFADIDPVLWDEVGGDPVAFLGALSRERLDELAGDADLVARVRAASADLRHYRENPRWYQRQTGPTLPASIAYFSPEFGVAAALPQYSGGLGVLAGDHLKAASDLGVPAVGVGLLYRSGYFRQALDRSGRQTETYPVLDPDGLPLTLLREEDGAPARLTLALPGGRVLHAQVWIAQVGRVPLLLLDSDVRANDDAARAVTDRLYGGVGPHRLEQELLLGVGGVRALRAYSRLTGAPAPDVFHMNEGHAGFLGVERIREHVADGTAFETALELVRATTVFTTHTPVPAGIDRFEARLVEQYVTALDDAHDLPVADVLALGAEDHQGGDPLMFNMAFMGLRLAGRANGVSRLHGRVSREMFAGLWPGFDAQEVPIGSITNGVHAPTWVAPEVTALAARRMTAHDLATGAGWEAEGAVTDAELWELRRRLRSRLVDDVRSRVRASWLRRGAPAADLRWVDDALSADVLTIGFARRVPTYKRLTLMLTDPDRFAALLRHPERPVQVVVAGKAHPADEPGKRLVAELVAFADQHEVRDRIVFLPDYDMRMAATLYPGCDVWLNNPLRPLEACGTSGMKVALNGGLNLSVLDGWWDEWHDEDNGWVIPTADGLDDPEARDAAEAAALYDVLEQQVVPTFYDRDADDVPGRWLAMVRHTLATLGPKVQATRMVADYVAHLYAPAAAAGASLAADGLAGAAELAFWRGRVHAAWPDVRVDHVDSEGVGESPQVGDRLHVQAWVALGELSPDDVEVQVVHGPVGPDDQITELTVDALTLDDAYEADRHGYAGEVELTATGPFGYTVRVVPRHKALPSVASTALIRTAT, from the coding sequence GTGAGAGCGATCCGCCGGTTCACGGTCCGCACCGTCCTGCCCGCAGCCCTGGCCGAGCTCGACGCGCTCGCGCGCAACCTCCGCTGGTCGTGGCACCCGGCCACGCGTGCCGTCTTCGCCGACATCGACCCCGTGCTCTGGGACGAGGTCGGGGGCGACCCCGTGGCGTTCCTCGGCGCGCTCAGCCGCGAGCGCCTCGACGAGCTGGCCGGCGACGCCGATCTCGTGGCACGGGTCCGCGCGGCCTCCGCCGACCTGCGGCACTACCGCGAGAACCCGCGGTGGTACCAGCGCCAGACGGGCCCCACCCTGCCTGCGTCGATCGCGTACTTCTCGCCCGAGTTCGGTGTCGCGGCCGCGCTCCCGCAGTACTCCGGAGGGCTGGGGGTGCTCGCGGGCGACCACCTCAAGGCGGCGTCCGACCTGGGCGTGCCCGCCGTCGGCGTCGGGCTCCTCTACCGCTCCGGCTACTTCCGCCAGGCGCTCGACCGCTCCGGCCGTCAGACCGAGACCTACCCCGTCCTCGACCCCGACGGCCTGCCGCTGACGCTCCTGCGCGAGGAGGACGGCGCACCGGCGCGCCTCACCCTCGCCCTGCCGGGCGGGCGCGTGCTGCACGCGCAGGTGTGGATCGCCCAGGTCGGTCGCGTCCCCCTGCTGCTGCTCGACTCCGACGTGCGCGCGAACGACGACGCGGCGCGCGCGGTGACCGACCGGCTCTACGGCGGCGTCGGGCCGCACCGGCTCGAGCAGGAGCTGCTGCTGGGCGTCGGCGGGGTGCGGGCGCTGCGCGCGTACTCCCGCCTGACGGGGGCACCGGCACCCGACGTCTTCCACATGAACGAGGGCCACGCCGGGTTCCTGGGCGTCGAGCGGATCCGGGAGCACGTCGCCGACGGCACGGCGTTCGAGACCGCCCTCGAGCTCGTCCGCGCGACGACGGTCTTCACGACGCACACCCCCGTCCCCGCGGGGATCGACCGGTTCGAGGCGCGACTGGTCGAGCAGTACGTCACGGCGCTCGACGACGCCCACGACCTGCCCGTCGCCGACGTCCTCGCGCTGGGCGCCGAGGACCACCAGGGCGGGGACCCGCTGATGTTCAACATGGCGTTCATGGGGCTGCGGCTCGCGGGCCGCGCCAACGGCGTCTCGCGCCTGCACGGGCGCGTCTCGCGCGAGATGTTCGCGGGGCTCTGGCCGGGCTTCGACGCGCAGGAGGTGCCGATCGGGTCGATCACCAACGGGGTGCACGCTCCCACGTGGGTCGCGCCCGAGGTCACGGCCCTCGCCGCCCGGCGGATGACAGCGCACGACCTCGCCACGGGCGCCGGCTGGGAGGCCGAGGGGGCCGTCACGGACGCCGAGCTGTGGGAGCTGCGCCGGCGCCTGCGCAGCCGGCTCGTCGACGACGTCCGCTCCCGCGTCCGCGCGTCGTGGCTGCGGCGCGGCGCGCCGGCCGCCGACCTGCGGTGGGTCGACGACGCGCTGTCCGCCGACGTGCTGACCATCGGCTTCGCCCGGCGCGTCCCGACGTACAAGCGGCTGACCCTCATGCTCACCGACCCCGACCGCTTCGCCGCGCTGCTGCGGCACCCGGAGCGACCCGTGCAGGTCGTCGTGGCCGGCAAGGCGCACCCCGCCGACGAGCCGGGCAAGCGGCTCGTCGCCGAGCTCGTCGCGTTCGCCGACCAGCACGAGGTGCGCGACCGCATCGTCTTCCTGCCCGACTACGACATGCGCATGGCCGCGACCCTGTACCCCGGGTGCGACGTGTGGCTCAACAACCCGCTGCGCCCGCTCGAGGCGTGCGGCACGTCCGGCATGAAGGTCGCGCTGAACGGCGGGCTGAACCTGTCCGTCCTGGACGGCTGGTGGGACGAGTGGCACGACGAGGACAACGGCTGGGTCATCCCGACGGCCGACGGCCTCGACGACCCCGAGGCGCGCGACGCAGCCGAGGCGGCGGCCCTGTACGACGTGCTCGAGCAGCAGGTGGTGCCGACGTTCTACGACCGCGACGCCGACGACGTCCCGGGGCGGTGGCTCGCGATGGTCCGGCACACGCTGGCGACCCTGGGCCCGAAGGTGCAGGCCACCCGCATGGTCGCCGACTACGTCGCGCACCTGTACGCGCCCGCCGCGGCGGCGGGTGCTTCGCTCGCGGCCGACGGTCTGGCCGGTGCGGCCGAGCTGGCGTTCTGGCGCGGACGCGTGCACGCCGCGTGGCCGGACGTCCGGGTCGACCACGTCGACTCCGAGGGCGTGGGTGAGTCCCCGCAGGTCGGCGACCGGCTGCACGTGCAGGCGTGGGTCGCCCTCGGCGAGCTGTCGCCCGACGACGTCGAGGTCCAGGTCGTCCACGGCCCCGTCGGCCCGGACGACCAGATCACGGAGCTCACGGTCGACGCCCTGACCCTGGACGACGCGTACGAGGCGGACCGCCACGGCTACGCGGGCGAGGTCGAGCTGACGGCCACCGGGCCGTTCGGCTACACGGTCCGCGTCGTCCCCCGCCACAAGGCCCTCCCCTCGGTGGCCTCAACAGCCCTGATCCGCACGGCCACCTGA